The following are encoded together in the Pectobacterium punjabense genome:
- a CDS encoding GNAT family N-acetyltransferase, with protein sequence MMSIRVETTTNNIPWQRVADLLAFYDLSDDNAATQEKIFKNSFSVVFLFDEDLLIGVGRTLSDGVCQAAIYNIALDERYHGQGLGKRLIQALVDTVAQCNIILYTHPQTISLYEHVGFRRMKTGMAKYREESLEELTALDFI encoded by the coding sequence ATGATGTCTATCAGAGTAGAGACAACGACCAATAACATTCCCTGGCAGCGCGTTGCTGACCTGCTGGCTTTTTACGATTTAAGTGATGACAATGCGGCCACACAGGAGAAAATCTTCAAAAACAGCTTCTCCGTTGTCTTTCTGTTCGATGAGGACTTGCTGATCGGCGTGGGACGAACCCTCTCGGACGGCGTTTGTCAGGCAGCTATTTATAATATCGCGCTTGATGAACGCTATCACGGACAGGGGTTGGGGAAACGGCTCATTCAAGCGTTGGTTGATACGGTCGCACAGTGCAATATTATTTTATACACCCATCCCCAAACCATCAGCCTGTATGAACATGTTGGCTTCAGACGCATGAAAACCGGAATGGCAAAATACCGTGAGGAGAGTCTGGAAGAGTTAACGGCTCTGGATTTTATTTAG
- a CDS encoding amino acid ABC transporter ATP-binding protein, with the protein MLEIKHLSKTFHNNVILDDISLTIKKGDVVAIIGSSGSGKSTLLRCINVLEQPESGEMTLNGHLFNLANMNQRERITLRQNTAMVFQQFSLFQQKTALENVMEGLLIVKKYPKEKAQQIARQQLNNVGLPDREAYYPKQLSGGQQQRVGIARALAMEPQLLLLDEPTSALDPELVDEVLDVIKQAAQAGNTMVIVSHEMEFVRQVASRVLFLEKGKIIEDGTAQQVFERPQMERTKAFLSRYYKRYEPEYTI; encoded by the coding sequence ATGCTCGAGATTAAGCATTTATCGAAGACGTTTCACAACAACGTCATTCTGGACGACATTTCCCTGACCATAAAAAAAGGCGATGTCGTGGCGATTATCGGTTCATCAGGTTCAGGTAAATCGACGCTACTTCGCTGTATTAACGTGCTAGAGCAGCCGGAGTCAGGGGAAATGACACTCAACGGCCACCTTTTTAATTTGGCCAACATGAATCAACGAGAACGTATTACGCTCCGGCAAAACACAGCGATGGTTTTTCAGCAATTTAGCCTGTTTCAACAAAAAACAGCGCTGGAAAATGTCATGGAGGGGTTACTGATCGTCAAAAAGTATCCTAAAGAAAAAGCACAGCAAATCGCGCGACAACAACTCAATAATGTCGGCCTTCCTGACCGGGAGGCGTATTACCCAAAGCAGCTGTCTGGTGGACAACAACAGCGCGTAGGGATCGCCAGAGCGTTGGCGATGGAACCGCAGCTTTTACTGCTGGATGAACCCACCTCTGCGCTCGATCCAGAATTGGTTGACGAGGTGTTGGATGTCATTAAACAGGCTGCGCAGGCGGGCAATACCATGGTGATCGTTTCTCATGAAATGGAGTTTGTTCGTCAGGTCGCCAGCCGCGTACTGTTTTTGGAGAAAGGAAAAATCATTGAGGACGGTACGGCACAGCAGGTTTTTGAGCGCCCACAAATGGAGAGAACCAAAGCATTTCTTTCTCGCTACTACAAACGTTACGAACCGGAATATACCATCTGA
- the hemB gene encoding porphobilinogen synthase, protein MSNAFPGTFPGRRMRRIRRHDFSRRLVAENQLTVNDLIYPVFVMEGTNHRQEVPSMPGVYRMTIDVLLKEAEELAKLGVPVLSLFPVVEADKKSLYAEEAYNPNGLVPRTIRALKDAVPELGLLTDVALDPYTTHGQDGIIDDEGYVINDVTKEILVRQALSHAEAGAEIIAPSDMMDGRIGAIRDTLEAQKLINTQIMAYSAKYASCYYGPFRDAVGSAGNLKGGNKKTYQMDPANSDEALQEIAQDLQEGADMVMVKPGMPYLDVVRRVKDTFGVPTFAYQVSGEYAMHMAAIQNGWLQEQPVVMESLLCFKRAGADGVLTYFAKRVAQWLHDQHMQR, encoded by the coding sequence ATGAGCAATGCTTTTCCCGGCACGTTCCCTGGCCGACGTATGCGCCGCATTCGCCGCCATGATTTCAGCCGTCGCCTTGTTGCTGAAAATCAACTGACAGTGAATGACTTGATTTATCCCGTTTTCGTGATGGAAGGGACAAATCATCGTCAGGAAGTTCCCTCAATGCCGGGGGTATACCGGATGACTATTGACGTGCTTCTGAAAGAAGCTGAAGAGCTCGCTAAGCTCGGCGTTCCGGTGCTGTCACTGTTCCCCGTCGTTGAGGCGGATAAGAAATCACTCTATGCCGAAGAAGCCTATAACCCGAATGGCCTGGTTCCGCGCACGATCCGCGCATTGAAAGATGCTGTCCCTGAACTGGGCTTGCTGACGGATGTGGCGCTCGATCCCTATACCACTCATGGGCAGGATGGGATTATTGATGACGAAGGCTATGTGATTAATGACGTCACCAAGGAAATTTTGGTGCGTCAGGCGTTGTCTCACGCTGAAGCTGGAGCAGAAATTATTGCCCCTAGCGATATGATGGATGGTCGCATCGGTGCTATTCGCGACACCCTTGAAGCGCAAAAGCTGATCAATACCCAGATCATGGCGTATTCAGCTAAATATGCATCGTGTTATTACGGGCCTTTCCGTGATGCTGTGGGCTCTGCGGGTAATCTGAAAGGTGGAAATAAGAAAACCTACCAGATGGACCCGGCCAATAGCGATGAAGCCTTGCAGGAAATCGCGCAGGACTTGCAGGAAGGTGCGGATATGGTGATGGTCAAACCGGGAATGCCTTATCTGGACGTGGTTCGTCGTGTCAAAGACACGTTCGGCGTGCCGACGTTTGCGTATCAGGTCTCTGGTGAGTATGCGATGCACATGGCCGCGATTCAGAACGGTTGGTTACAGGAGCAACCTGTCGTGATGGAGTCGCTGTTGTGCTTTAAACGGGCGGGGGCAGATGGCGTGCTGACCTACTTCGCTAAGCGTGTCGCACAGTGGTTACACGATCAGCATATGCAACGCTAA
- the tatA gene encoding Sec-independent protein translocase subunit TatA codes for MGGISLWNLLIIAVIVILLFGTNKLRTLGSDLGASIKGFKKAMGDDQPSTSADKTQPDADFATKSITDNQSDVKQGDTKSQHKEQV; via the coding sequence ATGGGTGGTATTAGTCTCTGGAACCTGCTGATTATTGCAGTTATCGTCATCTTACTGTTCGGCACTAACAAGCTGAGAACGCTGGGTTCAGATTTGGGCGCGTCAATCAAAGGTTTTAAGAAAGCGATGGGGGACGATCAGCCGTCCACTAGCGCAGACAAAACGCAGCCAGATGCCGATTTCGCTACCAAGTCTATCACTGACAACCAATCAGACGTTAAGCAGGGCGACACGAAGAGCCAGCATAAAGAGCAGGTGTAA
- the tatD gene encoding 3'-5' ssDNA/RNA exonuclease TatD: MFDIGVNLTSSQFEKDREQVVIRAKQAGVSGILITGTNAQESHQAMLLAQAYPDYCWSTAGVHPHDASQWDSAIAEQIHQMANAACVVAIGECGLDFNRNFSTPEEQERAFSEQLAIAAELSMPVFLHCRDAHLRFISLLRPWLNQLPAAVVHCFTGNRHELDECLAAGLMIGITGWVCDERRGLELRALLPHIPADRLLVETDAPYLLPRDLRPKPASRRNEPCYLPHIIRQIAEWRGEDATWLGQTTDENARRVFRLA; encoded by the coding sequence ATGTTTGATATTGGTGTCAACCTAACCAGTTCCCAGTTTGAAAAAGACCGGGAACAGGTCGTCATCCGGGCAAAACAAGCGGGTGTTAGTGGCATCTTGATCACGGGAACCAATGCTCAGGAAAGCCATCAGGCAATGTTGCTGGCGCAAGCCTATCCCGATTACTGCTGGTCAACGGCAGGTGTTCATCCGCATGATGCCAGCCAATGGGATAGCGCTATCGCTGAACAGATTCATCAAATGGCAAACGCGGCTTGTGTGGTTGCCATTGGTGAATGCGGGTTGGATTTCAACCGTAACTTTTCTACTCCAGAGGAGCAGGAACGCGCATTCAGCGAACAGTTAGCGATAGCGGCTGAGCTGTCCATGCCGGTTTTTCTTCACTGCCGTGACGCCCATCTCCGCTTTATTTCCCTATTGAGGCCATGGCTGAATCAGTTACCTGCCGCTGTGGTTCACTGCTTTACCGGTAATCGCCACGAGTTGGATGAGTGTCTTGCGGCGGGGCTGATGATCGGCATCACGGGTTGGGTTTGCGATGAGCGCCGCGGGCTTGAGTTACGCGCCTTATTACCACATATTCCCGCCGATCGGCTGTTGGTGGAAACCGACGCACCTTATCTGTTACCCCGGGACTTACGCCCTAAACCCGCATCCCGTCGTAACGAACCCTGTTATCTGCCTCATATTATTCGCCAGATTGCGGAGTGGCGTGGAGAAGATGCCACATGGCTGGGACAGACAACAGATGAAAATGCCCGCCGGGTTTTCCGGCTGGCTTGA
- the ubiB gene encoding ubiquinone biosynthesis regulatory protein kinase UbiB, with protein sequence MTPGELRRLYSIVRVLLSYGLDELIPKMRLTFPLRAGRRLLFWLPNRHRNMPLGERLRLALQELGPVWIKFGQMMSTRRDLFPPAIADQLAMLQDKVEPFDGKLAREQIELSMGGIPLEEWFDDFDIKPLASASIAQVHTACLKSTGKEIVIKVIRPDILPVIKADMRLMKRLAGWLPRLLPDGRRLRPREVVLEYEKTLLDELNLLREAANAIQLRRNFDNSPMLYVPEIYSDYCSESMLVMERIYGIPVSDVEALQANGTDMKLLAERGVQVFFTQVFRDSFFHADMHPGNIFISYEHPEDPQYIGIDCGIVGSLNKEDKRYLAENFIAFFNRDYRKVAELHVDSGWVPADTNVADFEFAIRTVCEPIFEKPLAEISFGHVLLNLFNTARRFNMEVQPQLVLLQKTLLYIEGVGRQLYPQLDLWKTAKPFLESWLKQQVGLPAVFRALKEKAPFWAEKLPELPELFYDGLRQHKMLKQSVDKLAHELKTQHARQGQSRYLLGIGATLLISGTLLLISGVEADMVPAGLMAAGIVAWIIGWRRTR encoded by the coding sequence ATGACGCCCGGTGAATTACGCCGCCTCTACAGTATTGTACGTGTGTTGCTGAGCTATGGTCTGGATGAACTCATTCCTAAAATGCGTTTGACGTTTCCGCTGCGAGCGGGGCGTCGCCTGCTGTTCTGGCTACCTAATCGTCACCGCAATATGCCTTTAGGGGAACGCCTGCGTTTGGCGCTTCAGGAACTGGGGCCGGTGTGGATTAAATTCGGGCAAATGATGTCGACGCGCCGCGATCTGTTTCCACCCGCTATCGCCGATCAGTTAGCGATGTTGCAGGATAAGGTTGAACCGTTTGATGGCAAACTAGCGCGTGAGCAAATTGAGCTGTCGATGGGGGGAATCCCTCTTGAAGAGTGGTTTGACGATTTTGATATCAAACCGTTGGCCTCCGCCTCGATTGCGCAAGTTCATACCGCTTGCCTGAAAAGTACGGGAAAAGAGATCGTTATCAAGGTGATCCGCCCGGATATTTTGCCTGTCATCAAGGCAGATATGCGCCTGATGAAACGTCTGGCTGGCTGGTTGCCCCGCCTGTTGCCGGATGGTCGCCGTCTGCGCCCGCGCGAAGTGGTACTGGAATACGAAAAAACGTTGCTTGATGAGCTGAACCTGCTGCGAGAAGCAGCTAATGCCATCCAACTACGGCGTAATTTTGATAACAGCCCAATGCTGTATGTGCCGGAAATTTATTCGGATTATTGCAGCGAAAGCATGTTGGTCATGGAGCGCATCTACGGTATTCCTGTTTCTGATGTCGAGGCGCTACAGGCCAATGGCACGGATATGAAATTACTGGCAGAGCGTGGCGTTCAGGTTTTCTTTACGCAGGTATTTCGCGACAGCTTCTTCCATGCGGATATGCATCCCGGCAATATCTTTATTAGCTACGAGCACCCGGAAGATCCGCAATACATCGGTATTGATTGCGGTATCGTCGGTTCGTTGAATAAAGAAGATAAGCGCTATTTGGCCGAGAATTTTATCGCTTTTTTCAACCGTGATTATCGCAAAGTCGCCGAGCTGCATGTCGATTCAGGCTGGGTGCCGGCGGACACCAATGTGGCAGATTTTGAATTTGCTATTCGTACCGTCTGTGAGCCGATCTTCGAGAAGCCGTTGGCGGAAATTTCGTTCGGCCATGTATTATTGAATTTGTTTAATACGGCGCGTCGCTTCAATATGGAAGTTCAGCCTCAGCTAGTATTGCTGCAAAAAACGCTGCTATATATTGAGGGCGTTGGTCGGCAGCTTTATCCGCAGCTCGATCTGTGGAAAACGGCCAAGCCGTTTCTGGAGAGCTGGTTGAAGCAGCAGGTCGGTTTACCTGCGGTTTTCCGGGCGCTAAAAGAAAAGGCACCGTTCTGGGCTGAGAAATTGCCGGAGCTTCCCGAACTCTTTTATGATGGGCTGCGTCAGCATAAGATGTTAAAGCAAAGCGTCGATAAGCTGGCACATGAGCTGAAAACGCAGCATGCTCGCCAAGGGCAGTCACGATATCTTTTGGGTATTGGCGCAACGCTACTAATCAGTGGTACGTTGTTGCTAATCAGCGGTGTTGAAGCCGATATGGTTCCCGCAGGGTTGATGGCAGCAGGAATAGTTGCCTGGATTATCGGTTGGCGTCGCACTCGTTGA
- the ubiD gene encoding 4-hydroxy-3-polyprenylbenzoate decarboxylase: protein MNSMKYRDLREFLSLLEERGELKRITQPIDPYLEMTEIADRTLRAEGPALLFENPKGYDMPVLCNLFGTPKRVALGMGQEEVSALRDVGKLLAFLKEPEPPKGFRDLVDKMPKFRQVLNMPTKRLSSAPCQEQIWQGDDVDLRRIPVMQCWPEDAAPLITWGLTVTRGPHKERQNLGIYRQQVLGKNKLIMRWLSHRGGALDFQEWCQENPGQRFPVAVALGADPATILGAVTPVPDTLSEYAFAGLLRGHKTEVVKCLSNDLEVPASAEIVLEGYIEPGEMAAEGPYGDHTGYYNEVDHFPVFTVTHITQRQNAIYHSTYTGRPPDEPAVLGVALNEVFVPILQKQFPEIVDFYLPPEGCSYRLAVVTMKKQYAGHAKRVMMGVWSFLRQFMYTKFVIVCDDDVNARDWKDVIWAITTRMDPARDTVLVENTPIDYLDFASPVSGLGSKMGLDATNKWPGETQREWGHPIKKDPQVCARIDEIWDELAIFSDRAPQR from the coding sequence ATGAATAGCATGAAATACCGTGACTTACGCGAATTCCTCTCACTGCTGGAAGAGAGAGGGGAGTTGAAACGCATTACCCAGCCCATCGATCCCTACCTTGAAATGACGGAAATTGCCGACCGGACGCTGCGTGCGGAAGGTCCCGCTCTCCTGTTTGAGAACCCCAAAGGCTATGACATGCCGGTGCTGTGCAATTTATTTGGCACGCCGAAACGTGTTGCATTGGGAATGGGACAGGAAGAGGTCAGCGCATTGCGAGACGTAGGCAAACTGCTGGCATTTTTGAAAGAGCCTGAGCCGCCGAAAGGGTTCCGCGATCTGGTAGATAAAATGCCGAAGTTTCGTCAAGTACTGAATATGCCGACGAAGCGGCTGTCTTCTGCGCCGTGTCAGGAACAGATTTGGCAAGGTGATGATGTTGATCTACGTCGGATTCCGGTGATGCAGTGCTGGCCGGAAGATGCTGCGCCGCTGATTACCTGGGGGCTTACCGTGACGCGCGGGCCGCATAAAGAGCGGCAGAATCTGGGGATCTATCGCCAACAGGTGCTGGGTAAAAACAAACTCATTATGCGCTGGCTATCGCATCGCGGCGGCGCACTGGATTTTCAGGAATGGTGTCAGGAAAATCCGGGGCAGCGTTTTCCAGTCGCCGTCGCGCTGGGGGCTGACCCCGCGACGATTCTCGGTGCGGTGACGCCCGTCCCTGACACGCTGTCAGAATATGCCTTTGCGGGCTTATTGCGTGGGCATAAGACTGAAGTGGTGAAGTGCCTGTCGAATGATTTAGAAGTCCCCGCCAGTGCAGAAATTGTGCTGGAAGGCTATATTGAGCCTGGAGAAATGGCGGCAGAGGGGCCGTATGGTGACCATACCGGCTATTACAATGAGGTCGATCACTTTCCGGTCTTTACCGTCACGCACATTACTCAACGCCAAAATGCCATTTATCACTCGACTTACACGGGGCGTCCGCCGGATGAGCCCGCGGTACTGGGCGTGGCGTTGAATGAAGTTTTCGTACCGATCCTGCAAAAGCAGTTTCCTGAGATTGTCGATTTTTATTTGCCACCGGAGGGTTGCTCTTACCGTCTGGCGGTCGTTACCATGAAGAAACAGTACGCGGGTCATGCTAAACGCGTCATGATGGGCGTCTGGTCTTTTTTACGCCAGTTCATGTATACGAAATTTGTTATTGTTTGCGATGACGACGTTAACGCACGCGACTGGAAAGACGTGATATGGGCGATCACGACGCGTATGGACCCGGCACGCGATACGGTATTAGTGGAAAATACGCCGATAGACTACCTTGATTTCGCCTCGCCGGTTTCTGGCCTGGGTTCCAAAATGGGTCTGGATGCCACCAATAAATGGCCTGGCGAAACGCAGCGTGAGTGGGGACACCCCATTAAGAAAGACCCGCAGGTTTGTGCCCGCATTGATGAAATATGGGACGAGTTGGCCATTTTTAGCGACAGAGCCCCCCAGCGTTAA
- a CDS encoding amino acid ABC transporter permease: protein MPNIFDIKLVFTQIPALLEYLPVTLAITAISMIIGVILGFIIASIRIRKIVFLNPAVGVFVSFMRGTPLIVQLYLSYYGIPVLLKYYNYYNQTDYNVNDIPSILFVLLAFSLNEAAYNSESIRAAMLSVDKKQIEAAQSLGMTPLQVLRRVTLPNAFIVALPTLGNTLISLLKGTSLAFVCSVIDLTAKGKILASSSYRYFEVYISLALIYWALTIIIEQIIKRVETTISVPDTPPITSGKKRYARD from the coding sequence ATGCCAAATATCTTCGACATCAAACTGGTTTTTACTCAAATTCCAGCACTGCTTGAATATTTACCCGTTACATTAGCAATCACGGCAATATCTATGATTATTGGTGTGATACTGGGATTTATTATTGCATCCATTCGTATCAGAAAGATCGTGTTCCTTAACCCGGCCGTTGGCGTATTTGTCTCGTTCATGCGAGGAACACCACTCATTGTACAACTGTATCTTTCCTATTACGGTATTCCCGTTCTATTGAAATATTACAATTACTACAACCAGACGGATTACAACGTTAATGACATCCCATCCATACTCTTTGTGTTACTGGCATTTTCCCTGAATGAAGCCGCCTACAATTCCGAGAGTATTCGCGCAGCCATGCTGTCGGTGGATAAAAAACAGATCGAAGCAGCCCAGTCGCTCGGCATGACGCCACTTCAAGTATTACGTCGTGTCACGCTGCCCAATGCGTTTATTGTGGCCTTACCCACGCTTGGTAACACGCTGATTAGCCTGCTCAAAGGAACGTCATTGGCATTTGTTTGCTCGGTAATCGATCTGACCGCCAAGGGGAAAATCCTCGCCAGCAGCAGCTATCGCTATTTTGAAGTGTATATCTCTCTGGCACTCATCTACTGGGCGCTAACGATTATTATTGAGCAAATCATCAAACGGGTTGAAACCACGATTTCTGTCCCAGATACCCCGCCGATTACGTCAGGAAAAAAACGTTATGCTCGAGATTAA
- the rfaH gene encoding transcription/translation regulatory transformer protein RfaH, whose translation MEAWYLLYCKRGQLLRAKEHLERQEVICVSPMITLDKIVRGKRTEVCEPLFPNYLFVEFDPERIHTTTISATRGVSNFVRFGALPAIIPQQVIDELSLRPMQEILDPLTPQPGDSVVITDGVFSGLQAIYTEPDGEARSMLLLNMLNKQVKHSIDNREFRKS comes from the coding sequence ATGGAAGCCTGGTACTTACTATATTGTAAACGCGGTCAACTGCTGCGAGCAAAAGAACACCTGGAACGTCAGGAAGTCATCTGCGTGAGCCCGATGATCACGTTGGATAAAATCGTTCGAGGAAAGCGAACGGAAGTGTGTGAGCCGCTATTTCCAAACTACCTGTTTGTGGAATTCGACCCCGAACGCATTCACACCACCACCATCAGCGCAACGCGGGGGGTGAGTAATTTTGTGCGATTTGGCGCACTACCGGCGATCATTCCGCAGCAGGTGATCGATGAATTATCACTTCGCCCTATGCAGGAAATCCTTGACCCGTTGACGCCACAGCCCGGTGATAGCGTAGTGATAACCGATGGTGTCTTCTCTGGCCTTCAAGCTATCTACACTGAACCTGATGGTGAAGCCCGCTCAATGCTATTGCTGAATATGCTAAACAAGCAGGTCAAACACAGTATAGATAACCGAGAGTTTCGTAAATCCTAG
- the fre gene encoding NAD(P)H-flavin reductase — translation MTTLSCKVTSVEAITDTVYRVRLLPEAPFSFRAGQYLMVVMGDRDKRPFSLASTPMDKDFIELHIGASELNLYAMAVMERIHKEKALTVDIPHGEAWLREESTRPLVLIAGGTGFSYVRSILLTALAQQPERDISIYWGGRESQHLYDLTELEGFAAKHPTLRVVPVVEQPEEGWDGRTGTVLSAVLQDYGSLAEQDIYIAGRFEMAKIARERFCNERGALAAHMFSDAFSFI, via the coding sequence ATGACAACATTGAGCTGTAAAGTGACTTCGGTCGAAGCCATAACCGATACGGTTTATCGCGTTCGTTTGTTACCTGAAGCGCCTTTTTCCTTTCGGGCTGGCCAATATTTGATGGTGGTGATGGGGGACCGAGATAAGCGTCCTTTCTCACTGGCATCAACCCCGATGGATAAAGATTTTATTGAGTTACATATTGGGGCGTCCGAACTGAACCTTTACGCGATGGCCGTGATGGAACGTATTCACAAGGAAAAAGCCCTGACGGTCGATATTCCGCATGGCGAAGCTTGGCTGCGAGAAGAGAGCACGCGACCGCTGGTATTGATTGCAGGCGGAACCGGGTTTTCGTATGTGCGTTCTATTCTGCTGACCGCGCTGGCGCAGCAACCTGAGCGCGATATCTCCATTTACTGGGGTGGACGTGAATCCCAGCACCTGTATGACTTAACGGAGCTTGAGGGTTTTGCGGCTAAGCACCCGACTTTGCGTGTGGTGCCGGTCGTTGAACAGCCGGAAGAAGGGTGGGATGGTAGAACAGGCACCGTTCTGAGTGCGGTTTTGCAGGATTATGGCTCGCTGGCGGAACAGGATATCTACATTGCTGGGCGTTTTGAGATGGCAAAAATTGCGCGTGAGCGTTTTTGTAACGAGCGCGGGGCGTTGGCGGCTCACATGTTCAGCGATGCATTTTCGTTTATTTAA
- the tatB gene encoding Sec-independent protein translocase protein TatB: MFDIGFGELLLVMVLGLIVLGPERLPVAVRTVASWIRTLRSLASTVQNELSQELKLQEFQESLKKVEKASLQNLSPGLKASMDELKEAAEAMKRGYTETPSLQKSDDHQKSDGHSAAMEPQHNTPLNDPEAAYDGVIEAETAVRPADSQPKPENGAAVEHHHDGRNATGDEAVGNDNVKPEQSQSSAVSARQPSDSR; encoded by the coding sequence GTGTTCGATATCGGTTTTGGTGAATTGCTATTGGTGATGGTTCTTGGCCTGATTGTTCTCGGGCCAGAACGATTACCCGTCGCCGTCAGGACGGTTGCAAGCTGGATTAGGACGCTGCGTTCGCTGGCGTCTACGGTTCAGAATGAACTGTCGCAGGAGCTGAAACTCCAGGAGTTTCAGGAAAGCCTGAAGAAAGTCGAAAAAGCCAGTTTGCAGAATCTTTCGCCTGGGTTGAAAGCCTCAATGGATGAACTCAAAGAGGCAGCAGAAGCGATGAAGCGTGGCTATACCGAGACACCGTCGCTGCAAAAATCAGATGACCACCAAAAATCGGATGGGCATAGCGCAGCGATGGAACCGCAACACAATACCCCGCTGAACGATCCCGAAGCGGCCTACGACGGGGTGATTGAAGCGGAAACCGCAGTACGTCCAGCAGACAGCCAGCCTAAACCTGAAAACGGTGCTGCTGTTGAACATCACCATGATGGTCGCAATGCCACGGGTGATGAAGCTGTCGGCAACGATAATGTCAAACCTGAGCAGTCCCAGTCTTCTGCTGTTTCTGCCCGTCAACCGAGTGATAGTCGTTAG
- the tatC gene encoding Sec-independent protein translocase subunit TatC produces the protein MADEDTQPLISHLIELRKRLLNSIICVLAVFVVLVFFANDIYQVVSAPLIEQLPAGASMIATDVASPFFTPIKLTMIVSVFVAAPLVLYQVWAFVAPALYKHERRLMMPLLVSSSLLFYSGMAFAYFVVFPLAFGFFAKTAPVGVLIATDINNYLDFVMALFMAFGVSFEVPVAIVLLCWSGVVTPEDLKKKRPYILVGAFVVGMLLTPPDVFSQTLLAIPMYLLFEIGVFFARFYVGKGRRAETEEPSP, from the coding sequence ATGGCCGATGAAGATACTCAACCGCTAATTAGCCACCTGATTGAGCTACGCAAGCGGCTACTGAACAGCATTATCTGTGTGCTGGCGGTATTTGTTGTGCTGGTGTTCTTTGCCAATGACATTTACCAAGTGGTTTCTGCACCACTCATTGAGCAGTTACCTGCTGGTGCTAGCATGATCGCGACTGATGTCGCTTCGCCTTTCTTTACGCCGATAAAGCTGACGATGATTGTCTCAGTGTTTGTCGCCGCGCCGCTGGTGCTCTATCAGGTGTGGGCGTTTGTCGCTCCTGCTCTATATAAACACGAGCGTCGCTTAATGATGCCGTTGCTGGTATCCAGCAGCCTGCTGTTTTATTCGGGCATGGCGTTTGCGTACTTTGTGGTGTTTCCGCTAGCGTTCGGCTTTTTCGCGAAAACGGCACCCGTTGGCGTGTTGATTGCAACCGACATCAATAACTACCTCGATTTTGTTATGGCGCTGTTCATGGCGTTTGGCGTATCGTTTGAGGTGCCGGTTGCCATTGTACTGCTCTGCTGGAGTGGTGTGGTGACGCCAGAAGACCTAAAGAAAAAGCGGCCTTATATTTTGGTGGGCGCATTCGTTGTCGGGATGCTGCTGACGCCGCCGGACGTTTTCTCACAGACGCTACTGGCGATTCCGATGTACCTGCTGTTTGAAATCGGTGTGTTCTTCGCGCGGTTTTATGTTGGTAAAGGCCGAAGAGCTGAAACCGAGGAGCCATCGCCGTAA